The genomic segment CAGTGTCGCCGGTCGCATGCAAAGAGTCACGAATGAAGAACCATGGGCTGAGGGGTCCTAACCGTCACCGGAATTGACGGAGGACCCATCGTCGGTGCACGAGCTTGTgctcagaagaagaagtgttgGGAGAGAAAAAATCGCCGCGCGTGAGATGCACTCGCTCGACTTTCTCTCTCGACTTTTTTGATAATTCTTAGTTTCACAATATCAGATCTTATATTTCAAACATGAAAAAGACTatggtctatatatatactgacCATTGTTGGTGATACACTACACAACCAAAGATTTCGATTAACGACATGTTATTCGTTTCGTAATTGCTCTAACTGTCAACCGAACAATATGTAAACATTCGTAATGTCTCTCAAACATTCATATATATTGGATATGGACAATATGGttgattaaatatgtttctatCAAATCAGTTTACTGAAAGAAGAAAGGTTAACGATTATTCCCCTGAGACAAGGAGCACGTGATAGTAAGATATTATctgagatattttattttacttacgAAACCACAAGGGCCCAAGAAAAAGTAAACGACAAACGAAAGAATGAAACCACCACGAGTGTGGTACTATCGTAATAATATACTAACTTCAGGGTCATATAGGAAATAGCAATCGTACATAAACCCTgatcctctctctttctttagtttcctaacaaaaaaaaaaagaaacaaaaaaatctaatcctctcttcttcttcttcttcgtattaGCGATGAGAATCTTAAAGACTCAAAGATCCAGAGgaggagaaaaaagaagaagaagcaagaaactCGTAAACAAAAGACCGAATGTTTCATCACGTAGCGGAGAAATGTTCACGGAGAAGCTTCAGGCGCTCAagagtcttcttcctcctccatcGAAGACGACAGAGAAGAGTCGTCAAGATGCTGACGTGGAGAAATATTCCGGCAGTGTAGAGACGGAACAGCTCTTTCAAGAAACTGCGGATTACATTGTCAGGCTTAGGACACAAGTCGTGGTGTTGCAAAAGCTAATTGAAATCTATGGATCATCTGATCAGACCGAagatagttttgttttataatgttcatattttcaattatgaaaattttctttttcctttttctatgatccagtttttttcttcttcttgataatACGTATTTTGAACCTATATGGTTTTAGGTAGTCGATGATGTATAATGTTTGATATTTGAcgaaagaagaaatgaaatcGGTCACCATAATgcatgtattttattttcttttgttctacGACATGTGAAAACACTGTTTTGTTCTAACCATATCTTTCCATCGCTTTTTCCAATTGTCATTTTGATTGATAGTTATCAAGGCTGTTTATTTGCAAATGAGACAATTAGAGATTTCAATTGGTAATTATCAAGACTGTCTAAATGGTAAGAAGGCAAAAAATCTTGAGAAAACAATTATAGATgtgattataaattaatttttttgaaataatatattgGAATGTAGCCATGTACAGTTTTCAGATTagaaaatatcaattaattaaaaaaatatcaattgatatatatatatactaggtaacaacccgcactatgtgcggtataaaataattattaaatgtttttaatgtgatttttatttacaaaatctataatatttatcggTAATTGGAATCTAAAATtcgattgtgtagtatatatatatatatatttaaaaaaaaatataaaattttatgtttaacAAGTAAAATTTAACCTgtgagaattattataatatcaattatattatcatatcatatgaacaaaaagttcttaaaatttatttaaaagatttgatgaaaatgtaattaaaggatactgtataattaagttaaaaaaagaatataagaatttaaatttagatgttaattatatttttggaaaactgatataaatgttattaaaaattaacgacaaataaaagaaatagtgTCTGGAGCTCTGTGAGTGCGACACGTCAGCATTTTGTGTgagaatgtttctcttttaatatataagggatatatatatatatatatatatatgtgtgtgtgtgtgcgcaCACGCGCGTGTTTCGTCATAAAATTGAGggttcttgtcttcttcatgTGGAgaaattttattgatatattgatagtttaataagttttttttttgtttttttataaataatttgattaGATTAGAAATTGTTTACATAGTAACAAAACACTCCtttaaaaatgttgaattttaaatatgtagTCTAGAACATTATTGCTTTTCATGTcctttttgaaattaatttaagtctttcttttacaaaaattcTAGCAACCGGgggaaaaaattacaaaaagaacctcaaaatcaaagtaaaaaaaatttacatctatactaataaaaagtaggagctataagctcctaaaccTGTCCACCtatgattttaaacaaccaatagtgataagacatgtcactaattaacattttctaaaatctccaaaattttatatattaagaattattttaaacaacctatcatgatttgacatgtcattcattaacattttttaaatttccagaattttttagaaaaaggaaaattttaaatttatggaaatcaaagaactataCACAATATTTCACATCgactagaaattttttagacaatggttcagaactagtataaataagattaatatgcttccaacaacgaataagcaggaaaacttgatttatcatgcttccaagtttaaaagttttatttgatttgatctggttttttatttgatcaaattaaaactttaaaaattttcaaaaaatattataatatttaaaaattttaaaagaaaaatattataaatattgaaacttttaaaaactcttagcttttaaaaagtttttaaatattataagttttaaatttcaaaagtttaaaatattataaatattgaaactttttaaaaggttcaaattttatatttcgaaaccttttaagtttaaaatattataaatatttatgtaaaaacatatttttgtgtatgattttatagatgagttgatattctttcattattttttttttaatttttgggtctaaggaagaaagattgaaatcgcaagaccttaatttgatgtttgagtcaaattttgaggtttaaagaagaaagatggacgataaacacacatgttttattagctatacataggcatgacccaggttacggttgtcacggttacggtttattaaccatcagttatggttagaaatttttaaactttaaccagaaccgtttaataaacggttaaacAGTTatgtttaaatacggttacggttcaagcggttactgttatataagGTTACGATTAtctgataatatgatacggttgatattatttgatgatataatataattgatattatttatttataactaatatgttcttatagtttactcatatttctatatatcatatgattcatattaaataaataattattagtatgttttattatgtttttaaaatattataaaccaaagtaaggattttggtttgagaagtttctaaacgcgtggatctaaaactaaataagtatatggataaaattatcaataattgggtgcatgtgttgactatgctggtcttcatgaatttcataaattttatgggaaaataaatgattttattcttggagtttgatgggttaacaagttgtgtggtaatcttaaaaaaaagtttttcagtggaagaatgcgAAGAAGTTATTACTgttatcaattatatataatttttatcaaaatatatcaaataaactcatgcgtagcgtgggttcaaaacctagtatttatATACGAAGTGGACATAAAAGTAAAGAAGGAAGAGATATACGTACACGGTACATCAGTATGTGTCATATGTCACAGGCTCACACATTTACATAGTTATATACGAATGTGGCTACAACTACACGTAGATAACGATACAGGTATCATGTATGTATTACATGGTCATGATGATTGTGACTTGTTAGTCCTTTTGCTAACTCTACcatgtgatctctctctctctttaaaacTTTCATTTTAATTTCAACATTTTAATTTCTATCTATAATATTCTCAACTATAACTTCTGCCTTTGTATGTATGTGatgttaataataaaaaagaacatTATAGTGAGATTATGCATAGTTGAGTTTTATGTCGGTCATATAAAACACCAACACATAGGAAAATGGTTGAAGGGACCATTCCAATATTGACATCGGTAGAATGATGGCATATACATGTGTTATTATTGATAAAAGATAATGAATTAACATGTGCATGACAATAACACATGACTTTAACATAGATCATGACTTAACATCAGCAGAATATTGTTAAATAcaatgtgtttttgatttgagcAACGTACGACTAATAGCTAtagtaaaatttgttttatttacatgtGTCATTTAATAAAAGATGGAGTACGCAAAAACTAATGGAAAACGTAAAGCAGAAGATCATATAAATTACGAGAACTTGAGGCAGAAGAGAAAACTGGTCTCATGCATGGAAGTATTGACGAAGGAAAAATTTGATGTGTGTATCACAAGATTTAGTTATGATATATCATATTGATTAGAAAAGAATCCCTTCTTTATTATCTGAAACACTCCGATACAATGAGGTAACAAGAGAGGTCTCTAGACGCATCTAGATCATAACCATCTCTACCAAAAGTTACATACGATTCTGTttcacaacaaacaacataaactttttctttctattttctataCTTATATACAAGTTCTTCTTTTAACTCTCGCACGTGTATTACTTCTTCTCCACACGTGCTGAATCTTcactcctcttcttccttgtgtATACTTGAAATGGCTTATCAACACACCCCCCCCCCCTTTGAAACGCAGCTTGTCCTCAAACGCTAAATTTGGATATTGCCTCTGTATTTCCCTCGCTACTTCCCAAGTATTCTCATGTTCCAGTAATCCTGTCCAATGAACCAATGCCTCCAATACTCCTTTCTCATTATACTGGGTCTCCAATACTGCTTCCAGTTCCACCACTAACTCCTCTGAT from the Camelina sativa cultivar DH55 chromosome 12, Cs, whole genome shotgun sequence genome contains:
- the LOC104732925 gene encoding uncharacterized protein LOC104732925; translated protein: MRILKTQRSRGGEKRRRSKKLVNKRPNVSSRSGEMFTEKLQALKSLLPPPSKTTEKSRQDADVEKYSGSVETEQLFQETADYIVRLRTQVVVLQKLIEIYGSSDQTEDSFVL